One segment of Brassica napus cultivar Da-Ae chromosome C3, Da-Ae, whole genome shotgun sequence DNA contains the following:
- the LOC125583025 gene encoding uncharacterized protein LOC125583025 has protein sequence MSSYIPSDYKALNLSGDNYLDWAINTSAVLKSRGLGKCIKYGNDTLACERHRAIMIMRHHLCEDLRDEFGYVNDPHNLWSFLNSRFCEPLLHESKKKWEALRFQDYESVDNYHSDLMRITYSLRLCGELVTNEDLLNKTRDTFHSEEVLLSHQAKGFTTYYDLFSYLLDIEQKKQKRMDNIRRFNDIMEIYYEVLDSEMKIPEANKATFDKKRSEEDSEWTLMDHEVGLYIE, from the coding sequence atgtcgagttACATACCCTCAGATTACAAAGCCCttaatctctctggagataattatcttgATTGGGCTATAAACACTTCAGCCGTCTTGAAGTCTCGAGGACTTGGGAAGTGCATCAAGTATGGTAATGACACCCTTGCGTGTGAAAGACACAGAGCCATAATGATTATGCGACACCATCTCTGTGAGGACCTAAGAGACGAGTTTGGATATGTTAATGATCCTCATAATCTCTGGTCATTTTTGAATTCTAGATTCTGTGAGCCATTGTTGCAtgaatccaagaaaaaatggGAAGCTCTAAGGTTCCAGGATTATGAATCCGTGGACAATTATCACTCTGATCTTATGAGAATCACCTATAGTCTTAGACTATGTGGTGAATTGGTAACAAACGAGGATTTGTTAAACAAAACTCGTGACACATTCCATTCAGAGGAAGTGTTGTTATCACATCAGGCCAAAGGTTTCACCACTTATTATGACCTGTTctcatatttattagacattgagCAAAAGAAGCAGAAAAGGATGGATAACATCAGACGGTTTAATGACATCATGGAGATATATTATGAAGTACTAGACAGTGAGATGAAAATCCCTGAAGCTAATAAAGCCACATTTGATAAGAAGAGATCTGAGGAGGATTCCGAATGGACACTCATGGACCATGAGGTCGGattatacattgaataa
- the LOC106413420 gene encoding B-box domain protein 31: MCSSNVEEEKIRRSRKRRGDCRTFCEEPTYRTRCSICGITDVLVYCAADAKFFCQGCDIREHSFSNYWSWRHVRRMLCTVCQCFNRTLLVENFRYTLPELTIPIEVPQAEVEIDEPSDLLDSDED; encoded by the coding sequence ATGTGCAGTAGTAAcgtggaagaagagaaaataagAAGAAGCAGAAAGAGAAGAGGAGACTGCAGAACATTCTGCGAGGAACCGACTTACCGGACTCGGTGTTCTATATGTGGAATAACAGATGTGCTTGTCTACTGTGCCGCGGACGCCAAGTTCTTCTGCCAAGGATGCGACATAAGGGAACACTCCTTCTCTAACTATTGGTCTTGGAGGCACGTGCGCCGCATGCTTTGTACGGTTTGCCAGTGTTTCAATCGCACTTTATTGGTCGAAAATTTCCGCTACACTTTACCAGAGTTGACCATCCCAATTGAAGTACCACAAGCCGAAGTTGAAATCGATGAGCCAAGCGATCTTCTTGATTCCGATGAAGATTAA